The following proteins come from a genomic window of Acetivibrio cellulolyticus CD2:
- a CDS encoding ArnT family glycosyltransferase — MKTEPTSDFSLLNTAANLILEGKLSALKGIEYFNVWVYQLGFSIYCSCLYFLFGSNILVVKFLNVLFSTGTVVLIYFIALKIFNDKAARISSLLYAIYIQSIVFNSMLTNQVISAFFVYLGLLIITYKSGWGFYVLSGISMAIGHIMRPEGNFALYIIVIAIVFNSIFNFIKNKELTNKNGEKKPSDFISIISKAAVILLTFNIVVQLFGYSLKAFDITEYNFGNRNVYWKFVVGLNHSTNGGYSNEDAKILDKYPVGDELYRIEKDIIRERLENKYELAILAIKKFNIMWTHSDSTIQFISPGTDLTSNEIDYLVGLEKIQYALMLLFAGLTMFLIIKSKNGNLHLYIITLLISGYFAIYLLIEIQTRYRYFIVPAFFILSGFSLSKATDSIGKFARSLRQKNFSKG; from the coding sequence GTGAAAACAGAACCTACATCTGATTTCAGCCTGTTGAATACAGCTGCAAATTTGATTTTGGAAGGAAAACTTTCTGCACTAAAGGGAATAGAGTACTTTAATGTATGGGTGTATCAATTGGGATTTTCCATATATTGTTCGTGTTTATACTTCTTGTTTGGGAGTAATATTCTTGTTGTAAAGTTTCTTAACGTACTTTTTTCAACCGGAACTGTAGTATTGATATATTTTATAGCTTTAAAAATCTTTAATGACAAGGCTGCACGTATTTCAAGCTTGCTTTATGCAATTTATATACAGTCGATTGTTTTTAATTCGATGCTTACAAACCAAGTAATCTCTGCATTTTTTGTATATCTTGGTTTATTAATAATTACATATAAGAGTGGATGGGGATTTTATGTGCTTTCAGGAATTTCAATGGCAATTGGACATATCATGAGACCTGAAGGCAATTTTGCACTATATATTATTGTAATTGCTATTGTTTTTAATAGTATTTTTAATTTTATCAAGAACAAGGAATTAACTAATAAAAATGGAGAAAAGAAACCATCGGATTTTATTTCAATTATATCTAAGGCTGCGGTTATATTATTAACATTTAATATAGTGGTCCAATTGTTTGGATACTCGTTGAAAGCGTTTGATATAACAGAATATAATTTTGGGAATCGCAATGTTTACTGGAAGTTTGTTGTAGGACTGAATCACTCTACAAATGGCGGGTACTCAAATGAAGATGCAAAAATTCTTGATAAATACCCGGTTGGTGATGAGCTATACCGGATTGAAAAGGATATAATTCGTGAAAGACTTGAAAATAAATATGAATTGGCTATATTGGCAATTAAAAAATTCAATATTATGTGGACTCATAGTGATAGTACTATTCAATTTATATCTCCCGGAACAGATCTAACATCAAATGAAATAGATTACCTTGTTGGGCTGGAAAAAATTCAATATGCATTAATGCTATTGTTTGCTGGCTTGACGATGTTTTTGATTATAAAAAGCAAAAACGGCAATTTACATTTATATATTATAACGTTGCTTATATCAGGATATTTTGCGATATATTTGCTTATAGAAATTCAAACCAGGTATAGATATTTTATAGTACCAGCATTTTTTATTCTTTCCGGCTTTAGTTTGTCTAAGGCTACGGATTCTATAGGAAAATTCGCAAGATCTCTTCGGCAAAAAAACTTTTCGAAAGGTTAA